One window of the Canis aureus isolate CA01 chromosome 1, VMU_Caureus_v.1.0, whole genome shotgun sequence genome contains the following:
- the LOC144320808 gene encoding spermatogenesis-associated protein 31E1-like gives MENYLFPQKYIIASWLSSGPTSWAINIIFTFLCGLGLFFLLFSYFRNDASLPPHEKHRNSRKHRVEPQRRSSRSQKKAQTLKTLKACRDCLQELEEVRELISLLQSHLGRFPDQEAFHQLLYQEAPEEVSKAASAGAHQPCSEPGEDAAPILVPSPSPAPLTGCPLPLASTLSPSPTTSSISLLSHFSLSASWPPESFLPLDGFSHQSLALSPSLPSLPSSEACTPALTDSSAPAWPDSTLTLPLCDSMAPPLGTIPQSSSPRTPWLASPVPVISGLGYSSCPISALSCWQATAKAWSFSTSTHLESQQEPLSHQPPEVLLWGDSTNRQVEANIPSFINPDIQKLLEILITKRIELKIWKKEGPDDHLNSLGSRCKSPGDKQDTLGCQSFWSMRGIQERLLSPEEPPYHGTSGDNLQQKCSQLFWGLPFLHSESLVATVSMAGSPLELPSVIFNELSQTLPLPMQANVASQLSPAQSLPDAMVQPQPLTPILSQSPPLPLALPQPQAHFAPSVPIELPPSPPKMGIPCPASEKNTPSFISTAIQNLECHFLKKQLERDRTLPAVVKRSQEVFNQVSPNFLQDDQDPEAHESISVLPEDLISPELREQLEWHLWKRFMRHQSGLPHKIQLSVKLIQPQDEALKVTQAHSQRRPMWPSASRDRSCQAVQKTGSRNPARTMPGKKLGKDTRSSVRKIQKDLCRGSSTSPWKEPGKGSEESDPDMMKRSTSSQDKKHPEKILRTHLGRKLGQIREGQIPVDIHRSRLAVNHASDLPGKPSIHRKTGKPATSKGWKPCMTTSHDFSILSPYTQRMLEAHIIRFRVKHRWSLPLKVLKPINLFKLKKGSIFPWSSTPHPATSISKACSKAKFLGKPPQPHRGEKEITKEAVPPSENPLPAPQPTCEEIPQTLEGISLGEGHGPPEAPVAGQEARPPSQTLTYSFVGRIWHSETVLGAFEYSSLESSPSPATATSEPRRETGGWTSRDSCCNVTVLELNLESQSLSAKESREAAESEEAPAWGDTLEPSVLPNDQTIHVDLRRSGSSGGSNGPSASVKLVSQDPEEPCLDEQLRESAVQRLAESENQPQAPVSNVLLEDCETGVILQDCATNSLLQECQSNMFLAADMLASQGSLSDFQSLSSEDASTSQMLLGLVSSGQDSQWQPETLVLQAPSRSQSKLSIPAQEREYYRRPNAGEHEEEVEELKVFQISEMNHRSLDKASPEPSRSKFCPVLLKKEEVPPESQFRRKVRHFLQWIFPGKGKGQKDPGPKGKPSPTSARNRASGRLAVGRGPAEAQVLVTAVGQILEEKMVPHQGLRAPECNCYKRDQQAAAGPNVCYHRVLSYQEQRRVMRETASNQQAIPKGHSCPNRAEWILGRDNRWAFPSRVAGCPGRACQHRPMVPGASGHPPHPHCPRHCLFQRYVSSGQSVCAFHAFPGRTVHTVQRKTYFSHVSTSSMG, from the exons ATGGAGAATTACCTCTTCCCTCAGAAATACATTATTGCTAGTTGGCTGAGCTCCGGTCCCACTTCATGGGCAATTAATATCATCTTCACCTTCCTGTGTGGACTAGGACTCTTCTTCCTGTTATTCTCCTACTTCCGGAATGATGCATCCTTACCACCACACGAGAAACACAGAAACAGCAGGAAG CATCGAGTGGAGCCtcagagaaggagcagcaggagcCAGAAGAAAGCCCAGACTCTGAAGACTCTGAAAG CTTGCAGAGATTGCCTGCAAGAACTGGAGGAGGTTCGGGAACTGATTTCCCTTCTCCAAAG cCACCTGGGGAGGTTCCCTGACCAGGAGGCCTTTCATCAGCTCCTATATCAAGAAGCCCCTGAGGAGGTGTCCAAAGCAGCGTCTGCTGGAGCCCACCAGCCATGCAGCGAGCCTGGGGAAGATGCTGCTCCCATCTTGGTCCCATCACCTTCCCCCGCTCCTCTGACTGGATGCCCTCTACCTCTGGCCTCCACTCTGTCACCAAGCCCAACgacctcctcaatttctcttctttcacacTTCTCCCTGAGTGCTTCTTGGCCACCAGAGTCTTTCCTTCCCCTGGATGGCTTTTCACACCAgtcacttgctctttctccttccctgccaAGTCTCCCTTCTTCAGAGGCCTGTACTCCCGCTCTGACAGACTCCTCTGCCCCAGCATGGCCAGACTCtactctgactctccctctgtgtgactcaATGGCACCCCCACTGGGCACCATCCCACAGAGTTCATCTCCACGCACTCCTTGGTTAGCTTCTCCTGTTCCAGTCATCTCAGGCCTAGGCTACTCAAGCTGTCCTATTTCAGCCCTGTCCTGCTGGCAGGCAACTGCCAAAGCCTGGAGCTTCTCCACTTCAACACACTTAGAGTCCCAGCAAGAGCCTCTGTCCCACCAGCCACCAGAGGTCTTGCTCTGGGGAGACTCCACCAACAGACAGGTAGAGGCTAATATCCCCTCTTTCATCAACCCCGATATCCAGAAGCTTCTGGAGATACTAATCACTAAGAGAATAGAACTGAAGATTTGGAAGAAGGAAGGGCCAGATGACCACCTAAACTCTTTGGGGAGTAGGTGCAAGTCCCCAGGTGACAAGCAGGACACCCTGGGTTGCCAATCCTTCTGGAGCATGAGAGGCATACAAGAACGGCTGCTCAGTCCTGAAGAGCCTCCATATCACGGGACTTCGGGAGACAATCTACAGCAGAAATGCAGCCAGCTCTTCTGGGGTCTCCCCTTTCTGCACAGTGAGTCCCTGGTGGCCACTGTCAGCATGGCTGGTTCCCCACTGGAGCTCCCGTCTGTCATATTCAATGAACTCTCTCAGACCTTGCCCCTCCCAATGCAGGCCAACGTAGCTTCACAACTTTCACCAGCCCAGTCCTTACCTGACGCTATGGTCCAGCCCCAACCCTTGACCCCAATCTTGTCCCAGTCCCCgcccctgcctctggctctgccccagccccaggcccacttCGCACCCTCTGTTCCAATCGAATTGCCTCCTTCTCCACCCAAGATGGGGATACCTTGCCCTGCATCCGAGAAGAATACACCATCTTTCATCTCAACTGCAATTCAAAACCTGGAATGTCActttttaaagaagcaattaGAAAGGGACAGGACATTACCTGCTGTGGTAAAAAGATCTCAGGAAGTCTTTAACCAAGTCTCTCCCAACTTTCTGCAAGATGACCAGGACCCTGAGGCCCATGAGTCCATCTCTGTTCTTCCCGAGGATTTGATCAGCCCTGAGCTCCGGGAGCAACTGGAGTGGCACCTTTGGAAGAGGTTCATGAGGCACCAGAGTGGCCTGCCCCACAAAATCCAGCTGTCTGTGAAGCTGATCCAACCTCAAGACGAGGCCCTGAAGGTGACACAGGCACACAGTCAGCGCAGACCCATGTGGCCCTCTGCATCCAGAGACCGAAGCTGCCAGGCTGTGCAGAAGACCGGGTCCAGGAACCCAGCAAGGACCATGCCAGGAAAAAAGCTGGGCAAGGATACAAGGTCTAGTGTGCGGAAGATTCAGAAAGATCTATGCAGGGGCTCATCAACTTCTCCGTGGAAGGAGCCAGGAAAAGGTTCTGAGGAGTCAGACCCAGATATGATGAAGCGCTCGACAAGCAGCCAGGACAAGAAGCATCCAGAAAAGATCCTGAGAACCCATTTGGGCAGGAAGTTGGGGCAGATCAGAGAGGGGCAGATCCCTGTGGATATTCATCGCTCTAGGCTTGCTGTCAACCATGCCTCAGATCTTCCCGGCAAGCCAAGCATCCAcaggaaaactggaaagccaGCAACTTCCAAGGGTTGGAAACCCTGCATGACCACTTCCCACGATTTTTCCATCCTCAGCCCGTACACTCAACGGATGCTAGAAGCACATATTATAAGGTTCCGGGTAAAGCACAGATGGAGCCTACCCCTCAAGGTTCTCAAGCCCATAAATCTCTTTAAGTTGAAAAAAGGCTCAATCTTTCCCTGGtcctccactccccacccagCCACCAGCATATCTAAGGCCTGCTCAAAAGCCAAGTTCTTGGGCAAACCTCCTCAGCCCCATCGAGgggagaaggaaataacaaaagaagCAGTTCCCCCCTCAGAgaaccccctccctgcccctcagccTACATGTGAGGAGATCCCACAGACCCTGGAAGGGATCTCACTTGGTGAGGGCCATGGGCCCCCAGAGGCCCCTGTGGCTGGACAGGAGGCCAGACCACCTTCTCAGACCCTCACATACAGCTTTGTGGGCAGAATCTGGCACAGTGAAACTGTCTTGGGGGCTTTTGAGTATAGCAGCTTGGAGTCAAGTCCAAGTCCAGCAACGGCCACCAGTGAGCCAAGGAGGGAGACGGGGGGTTGGACCTCACGAGACTCCTGCTGCAACGTAACAGTGCTAGAGCTCAACTTAGAGTCCCAGTCTTTGAGTGCCAAAGAGTCCAGGGAGGCAGCAGAGAGTGAGGAGGCCCCTGCTTGGGGTGACACCTTAGAACCCAGTGTGCTTCCTAATGACCAAACCATCCATGTGGATCTGAGAAGATCGGGGTCTTCTGGGGGCAGTAATGGCCCCTCAGCATCTGTAAAGTTGGTTTCCCAAGACCCAGAAGAGCCATGCCTTGATGAACAGCTTAGAGAGTCTGCAGTCCAGAGATTGGCAGAGTCAGAGAACCAGCCTCAAGCCCCCGTCTCCAATGTGCTTCTTGAAGACTGTGAAACTGGGGTGATTCTTCAAGATTGTGCCACCAACAGTCTTCTTCAAGAATGTCAGTCCAATATGTTCCTTGCTGCAGACATGTTGGCTTCTCAGGGATCTCTGTCTGACTTCCAGAGTTTGTCCAGTGAAGACGCATCAACTTCCCAGATGCTGCTTGGCCTCGTATCGAGTGGGCAGGACAGCCAGTGGCAGCCAGAGACCCTGGTCCTGCAGGCCCCCTCTAGGAGCCAGAGCAAGTTGTCTATCCCCGCTCAAGAGAGAGAGTACTACAGGAGGCCCAACGCAGGAGAGCATGAGGAAGAGGTAGAAGAACTAAAGGTCTTCCAAATCAGTGAGATGAACCATCGTTCCCTGGACAAGGCATCCCCAGAGCCCTCAAGAAGCAAGTTCTGTCCCGTCTTGCTGAAGAAGGAGGAGGTTCCtccagaaagccaattcagaagaaaGGTGAGGCACTTTCTGCAGTGGATTTTTCCCGGTAAAGGCAAAGGACAGAAAGATCCCGGCCCAAAAGGCAAGCCTTCGCCAACATCTGCCCGGAACCGAGCATCAGGCAGGTTGGCTGTGGGCAGGGGGCCTGCTGAGGCTCAGGTGCTCGTGACAGCCGTGGGACAGATCCTGGAGGAGAAAATGGTGCCTCACCAGGGACTGCGGGCCCCGGAGTGCAACTGCTACAAAAGGGATCAGCAGGCTGCAGCAGGTCCCAACGTCTGCTACCACAGGGTTCTTTCCTACCAAGAGCAGAGGAGAGTGATGAGAGAGACGGCCTCCAATCAGCAAGCCATCCCCAAGGGCCACAGCTGTCCCAACAGGGCCGAGTGGATCCTAGGCAGGGACAACAGGTGGGCCTTCCCGTCCAGGGTGGCGGGGTGCCCAGGCAGAGCGTGCCAGCACAGGCCCATGGTACCAGGAGCCTCaggccaccctccccacccccactgcccaaGGCACTGCCTCTTCCAAAGATACGTCTCGTCTGGCCAGTCAGTGTGTGCCTTTCATGCCTTTCCTGGTAGGACTGTGCATACGGTACAgagaaaaacttatttttctcatgttaGCACATCCTCCATGGGCTAA